A region from the Fundulus heteroclitus isolate FHET01 chromosome 22, MU-UCD_Fhet_4.1, whole genome shotgun sequence genome encodes:
- the polr1b gene encoding DNA-directed RNA polymerase I subunit RPA2: protein MDFSTKWVNLPPGPSLKNLTDGGFGALGDRQHAAVQDLTKAHIESFNQAVTEGLARVVQAIPPLEFMFKQDKVTLTFVEATIHKPVVTKGSVCSEMKVYPAECRGRRCSYKGKLVADISWAINGVPKGIIKQSLGHLPIMVKSKLCNLHGLSPKELVKHHEEAEEMGGYFIMNGIEKVIRMLIMPRRNYPIAMSRPKWKSRGQGYTQYGISMHCVREEHSAINMNLHYLENGTVMLNFIYQKELFFIPLGFALRALVDFTDFQIYQELIKGREDNSFYKTCVSEMLRMVSEEGCTTRSKVLAYLGGRFRVKLTVPDWYTNEQCANFLLNECLCIHLRSDLEKFYLLCLMTRKLFTYAKQECMEENPDSLMCQEVLTPGQLYLMFLKEKLTTWLTSVKLSFDKRGSRLSGGWSPENVIKMLNMGSDLTKPFEYLLATGNLHSKTGLGMLQNTGLAVVADKLNFIRYLSHFRCVHRGAAFARMRTTSVRKLLPESWGFLCPVHTPDGAPCGLMNHMTASCEIITTTAYTTALPALLCSLGVTPVDGSPGQAFSDCFPVVLDGAVVGWVEADLAPTVVDSLRRFKVLGQKKVPPWTEIVLVPKTGKASLYPGLFLFTTPCRLMRPVQNLALGKQELIGTFEQLYVNVGISEGEVEAGVTTHQELFPHSMLSVVANFIPFSDHNQSPRNMYQCQMGKQTMGFPLHSFTDRSDNKLYRLQTPQSALVRPYMYDHYNLDSYPSGTNAIVAVISYTGYDMEDAMIVNKSSWERGFAHGSIYKTELVDLAEKMRGEDSVVFGTKPGDPKVGDKLDADGLPHIGSVLRYGDPYYGYVNLNTGQSFVTFYKSQEACVVDNIKVCSNDTGSGRFKRVCITTRVPRNPTIGDKFASRHGQKGILSRLWPAEDMPFTESGMAPDILFNPHGFPSRMTIGMLIESMAGKSAALHGLSHDATPFTFSEENSALEYFGEMLRAGGYNYYGTERLYSGLSGQELEADIFIGVVYYQRLRHMVSDKFQVRTTGARDKVTNQPVGGRNIQGGIRFGEMERDALLAHGSSFLLQDRLFNCSDRSVAQVCVDCGSLLSPLLEKPPPAWSAMRHRRTACALCGKSDSIDSVSVPYVFRYFVAELAAMNIKVKLDVK from the exons ATGGATTTCTCCACCAAGTGGGTGAACCTGCCTCCGGGGCCGAGCCTGAAGAACCTGACCGACGGAGGGTTCGGCGCGCTGGGGGACCGGCAGCACGCCGCGGTGCAGGACCTGACCAAGGCGCACATCGAGTCGTTCAACCAGGCTGTTACCGAGGGACTGGCCCGCGTCGTACAG GCCATCCCACCCTTGGAGTTCATGTTCAAACAGGACAAGGTGACGCTTACCTTTGTGGAGGCCACCATCCACAAGCCAGTGGTCACCAAAGGCAGCGTCTGCTCAGAGATGAAGGTGTACCCCGCAGAGTGCCGAGGACGACGGTGTTCCTACAAAGGAAAGCTGGTG GCGGACATCAGCTGGGCCATCAACGGAGTGCCTAAAGGCATCATCAAGCAGTCGCTGGGTCATCTGCCCATCATGGTGAAGTCCAAGCTGTGCAACCTCCATGGCTTGTCCCCCAAGGAGCTGGTAAAGCACCACGAAGAAGCAGAG GAAATGGGAGGTTATTTCATCATGAATGGCATCGAGAAGGTCATCCGTATGCTGATCATGCCGAGGAGGAACTATCCGATTGCTATGTCCAGGCCTAAGTGGAAGAGCCGGGGTCAGGGATACACCCAGTACG GAATCTCCATGCACTGTGTGAGGGAGGAGCACTCGGCCATCAACATGAACCTGCACTATCTGGAAAACGGCACCGTGATGCTGAACTTCATCTACCAGAAGGAGCTCTTCTTCATTCCTCTGGGCTTTGCTCTGAGG GCTCTGGTGGACTTCACCGATTTCCAGATCTACCAGGAGCTGATCAAAGGCCGCGAGGACAACTCCTTCTACAAGACCTGCGTGTCGGAGATGCTGCGCATGGTGTCTGAGGAGGGCTGCACCACCCGCAGCAAGGTGCTCGCCTACCTGGGAGGGCGCTTCAGGGTTAAGCTGACCGTGCCGGACTGGTACACCAACGAGCAGTGCGCCAACTTCCTCTTGAA CGAGTGCCTCTGCATCCACCTGAGGTCGGACCTGGAGAAGTTCTACCTGCTGTGCCTCATGACCCGGAAGCTTTTCACCTACGCCAAGCAGGAGTGCATGGAGGAGAACCCGGACAGCCTGATGTGTCAGGAGGTGCTCACTCCTGGTCAGCTCTACCTCATGTTCCTGAAG GAGAAACTGACGACGTGGCTGACGTCCGTGAAGCTGAGCTTCGACAAACGAGGGTCTAGGCTGAGCGGTGGATGGAGCCCCGAGAATGTGATCAAGATGCTGAACATGGGATCGGATTTAACCAAACCTTTTGAATATTTGCTGGCCACCGGGAACCTCCACTCCAAGACAG GTCTCGGCATGCTGCAGAACACGGGCCTCGCCGTTGTAGCCGACAAGCTCAACTTCATCCGCTACCTGTCCCACTTCCGCTGCGTGCACAGAGGAGCAGCGTTCGCCCGCATGAGAACCACGTCCGTCAGGAAGCTGCTGCCGGAGTCCTGGGGCTTCCTCTGTCCTGTCCACACTCCGGACGGAGCGCCCTGCGGTCTGATGAATCACATGACCGCCAGCTGTGAGATCATCACCACCACCGCCTACACCACGGCCCTGCCCGCTCTGCTCTGCTCCCTCG GTGTGACACCAGTGGACGGATCTCCGGGTCAAGCCTTTTCAGACTGCTTCCCTGTGGTCCTGGATGGAGCGGTAGTGGGCTGGGTGGAGGCCGACTTGGCGCCGACTGTCGTGGACTCGCTGCGCAGATTTAAG GTGCTCGGGCAGAAGAAGGTCCCTCCCTGGACTGAGATCGTCCTGGTTCCTAAAACAGGGAAGGCCAGCTTGTAtccaggcctgtttctcttcacaACGCCGTGCCGCTTGATGCGACCCGTCCAGAATTTAGCTCTAGGGAAGCAGGAGCTGATCGGGAcctttgagcag CTTTACGTCAACGTGGGGATCTCGGAGGGGGAGGTGGAGGCCGGCGTCACCACACACCAGGAGCTGTTCCCTCACTCCATGCTCAGCGTGGTGGCCAACTTCATCCCCTTCTCAGACCACAACCAGAGCCCCAGGAACATGTACCAGTGTCAGATGG GTAAGCAGACGATGGGCTTCCCGCTGCACTCGTTCACCGATCGCTCGGACAACAAGCTGTACCGGCTCCAGACCCCGCAGAGCGCCCTGGTCCGGCCCTACATGTACGACCACTACAACCTGGACAGCTACCCCAGCGGCACCAACGCCATCGTGGCCGTCATCTCCTACACCGGCTACGACATGGAGGACGCCATG ATTGTGAACAAGTCGTCGTGGGAGCGAGGCTTCGCCCACGGCAGCATCTACAAGACGGAGCTGGTGGACCTGGCGGAGAAGATGAGGGGGGAGGACAGCGTGGTGTTCGGGACCAAGCCAGGCGACCCCAAGGTCGGCGACAAGCTGGACGCGGACGGGCTGCCTCACATCGGCTCGGTGCTCCGTTACGGAGACCCCTACTACGGCTACGTCAACCTGAACACCGGCCAGAGCTTCGTCACCTTCTACAA GAGCCAGGAGGCCTGTGTGGTGGACAACATAAAGGTCTGCAGCAACGACACGGGCTCGGGGCGATTCAAGCGCGTCTGCATCACAACGCGGGTGCCGCGCAACCCCACCATCGGCGACAAGTTCGCCAGCCGCCACGGCCAGAAGGGCATCCTGAGCCGCCTGTGGCCGGCGGAGGACATGCCCTTCACCGAGAGCGGCATGGCGCCGGACATCCTCTTCAACCCGCACGGCTTCCCGTCCCGCATGACCATCGGCATGCTGATCGAGAGCATGGCGGGGAAGTCGGCGGCGCTGCACGGCCTGAGCCACGACGCCACGCCCTTCACCTTCTCCGAGGAGAACTCGGCGCTCGAGTACTTCGGGGAGATGCTGCGGGCCGGCGGCTACAACTACTACGGCACGGAGCGGCTCTACAGCGGGCTGAGCGGCCAGGAGCTGGAGGCGGACATCTTCATCGGCGTCGTCTACTACCAGCGGCTGCGCCACATGGTCTCCGACAAGTTCCAGGTGAGGACCACGGGGGCGCGGGACAAGGTGACCAACCAGCCGGTGGGCGGCAGGAACATCCAGGGCGGCATTCGCTTCGGGGAGATGGAGCGCGACGCGCTGCTGGCGCACGGCTcctccttcctgctgcaggaccGCCTCTTCAACTGCTCCGACCGCTCGGTGGCCCAGGTGTGCGTCGACTGCGGCAGCCTGCTGTCGCCGCTGCTGGAGAAGCCGCCGCCGGCCTGGTCGGCCATGCGCCACCGCAGGACGGCGTGCGCCCTGTGCGGGAAGAGCGACTCCATCGACTCCGTGTCGGTTCCCTACGTCTTCCGCTACTTCGTGGCCGAACTGGCGGCGATGAACATCAAAGTGAAGCTGGACGTGAAGTGA
- the LOC118557180 gene encoding tripartite motif-containing protein 16-like, whose translation MEQNQLDRETFSCSICLDLLKDPVTTSCGHSYCMKCIKAHWDGEDQRGIYSCPQCRETFIPRPALKKNTMLAALVEQLKKTGLQAAPAHHCYAGPEDVACDVCTGRKLKAIKSCLVCLASYCEKHLQPHYDSAPLKKHKLVEPSKNLQENICSRHDEVMKMFCRTDQKCICYLCSVDEHKGHDTVSAAAERTERQRELQVRRENIQQRIQDREKDVKLLQQELEAINCSADKTVEDSEKIFTELIRLIQKRRSEVKQQIRSQQETEGSRVKELQEKLEQEITELKRKDAELKQLSDTEDHNQFLHNYPSLSALSESTHSSSIKIRPLTYFEDVTAAVSELRYQLQDILRDAWTNISLRLTEVNVSLSEPEPKSRAGFLRYSCEITLDPNTAYNYLLLSEGNKKVTWLNQPQSYSSHPDGFTDCFQVLSRESLTGRYYWEVERRGKVYVAVYVYIAYQQLH comes from the coding sequence atggagcagaaccagctggaccgaGAAACCTTCTCCTGCtcgatctgtctggatctactgaaggatccggtgactacttcctgtggacacagctactgcATGAAGTGTATTAAAGCACACTGGGATGGAGAGGATCAGAGAGGAATCtacagctgccctcagtgcagggAGACGTTCATACCGAGGCCTGCtctgaagaaaaacaccatgttagcagctttagtggagcagctgaagaagactggactccaagctgctcctgctcatcactgctatgctggacctgaagatgtggcctgtgatgtctgcactggaagaaaactgaaagccatcaagtcctgtttagtctgtctggcctcttactgtgagaaacaccttcagcctcattatgattcagctcctttaaagaaacacaagctagtggagccctccaagaacctccaggagaacatctgctctcgtcatgatgaggtgatgaagatgttctgtcgtactgatcagaagtgtatctgttatctctgctctgtggatgaacataaaggccatGACACAgtctcagctgcagcagaaaggactgagaggcagagagagctccaggtgagacgagaaaacatccagcagagaatccaggacagagagaaagatgtgaagctgcttcaacaggagctggaggccatcaactgctctgctgataaaacagtggaggacagtgagaagatcttcactgagctgatccgtctcatccagaaaagaagatctgaggtgaagcagcagatcagatcccagcaggaaactgaagggagtcgagtcaaagagcttcaggagaagctggagcaggagatcactgagctgaagaggaaagacgctgagctgaagcagctctcagacacagaggatcacaaccagtttctccacaactacccctcactgtcagcactcagtgagtctacacactcatccagcatcaagatccgtcctctgacctactttgaggatgtgacagcagctgtgtcagagctcagatatcaactacaggacatcctgagagacgcatggacaaacatctcactgagactcactgaggtaaatgtttcactgtcagaaccagaaccaaagagcagagctgggTTTTTGAGATATTCATGTGAAATCACAttggatccaaacacagcatACAATTATCTGTTACTATCAGAGGGGAACAAGAAGGTGACATGGTTGAATCAACCTCAGTCTTATTCCAGTCACCCAGATGGATTCACTGATTGTTTTCAGGTTctgagtagagagagtctgactggacgttattactgggaggtggagaggagagggaaagtTTATGTAGCAGTTTACGTTTACATTGCATACCAGCAATTACATTGA
- the LOC105926180 gene encoding N-acylneuraminate-9-phosphatase has translation MEAKAVKAILFDLDNTLIETTLAGEVALQKAGELLKAELSLDDAAVRSVCDRFKLKLRHEAPDGFPCASLDELRARHWEESIAETTGGPPASGLASLCYDLWKSRRLEALRLTPEVRDLLRGLRRSYKLLLLTNGDAQTQREKVEAARCEEFFDAVVIAGDHAEQKPFPSIFRRCFGALRVEAQDCVMVGDSLDTDIRGGLNAGVRATVWIHAAEGDASDAAVKPDYVIPTVLDLPGILAQLQ, from the exons ATGGAGGCCAAAGCTGTGAAGGCGATCCTGTTTGATTTGGACAACACGCTGATAGAAACTACTTTAGCGGGAGAAGTGGCTCTGCAGAAG GCCGGGGAGCTGCTGAAGGCCGAGCTGAGCCTGGACGACGCCGCCGTCCGCAGCGTCTGCGACCGCTTCAAGCTGAAGCTGCGGCACGAGGCTCCCGACGGCTTCCCCTGCGCCTCCCTGGACGAGCTGCGGGCGCGCCACTGGGAGGAGAGCATCGCGGAAACCACGGGAGGCCCGCCCGCGTCCGGCCTGGCTTCTCTGTGCTACGACCTGTGGAAGAGCCGCCGCCTGGAGGCCCTGCGCCTGACCCCGGAGGTGCGCGACCTCCTGAGGGGACTCCGCCGCAGCtacaagctgctgctgctcaccaACGGCGACGCGCAGACCCAGAGGGAGAAGGTGGAGGCGGCGCGGTGCGAGGAGTTCTTCGACGCCGTGGTGATCGCCGGCGACCACGCCGAGCAGAAGCCCTTCCCGTCCATCTTCCGGCGGTGCTTCGGCGCGCTGCGGGTGGAGGCGCAGGACTGCGTGATGGTGGGCGACTCCCTGGACACGGACATCCGGGGGGGGCTGAACGCCGGGGTCCGGGCCACGGTGTGGATCCACGCAGCGGAGGGGGACGCGTCAGACGCGGCGGTGAAGCCGGACTACGTCATCCCCACGGTGCTCGACCTGCCGGGGATCCTGGCGCAGCTGCAGTAA